The Gemmatimonadota bacterium genome segment ATCAGGCTACGGGGATTAAAATTTGCGAGGTGGATCAGACCAGTGCGATTGTCTGGACGCGTTTGACCAGGAATCCCGAGCGGATGGATAAAAGCCATCCCAAACCCACTGTGCGCTATCGAAATCCCGAGACGGGTGAATTGGAACGGCGCCAGGGCCGACGCACTATGGAACCCGTTGTTCTGTTTCCCGATGGTTCCGATATCCATACGATTGAGGGCGCGGTTCCCGGTACGTTGGGGGATGTGCGCGTGCGGTATGCTGTTGAAATGTCCGATGACTGGAAGAGTACGCCCTGGCGTGCTGTGGATCCCAATCGCGATTTTACGCGGCATATCAAGCTGACAGATTTGCAACCCGGTACGCGGTATCAGGTTGAGGTGCAG includes the following:
- a CDS encoding PhoD-like phosphatase N-terminal domain-containing protein, with the translated sequence MKVLFTGFCMLALFANSYGSGPYQATGIKICEVDQTSAIVWTRLTRNPERMDKSHPKPTVRYRNPETGELERRQGRRTMEPVVLFPDGSDIHTIEGAVPGTLGDVRVRYAVEMSDDWKSTPWRAVDPNRDFTRHIKLTDLQPGTRYQVEVQARAETDGQALSGRFRTAPSEDQSARVVFHVSTCQAY